One Sparus aurata chromosome 5, fSpaAur1.1, whole genome shotgun sequence genomic window carries:
- the gcn1 gene encoding eIF-2-alpha kinase activator GCN1 isoform X1: MAADTQVSDTLKKFAVNITTASVKERKEIFGELRQCIKGKELPEPAIKGLCKLFCLTPHRYRDAASRRELLSVIAQLADSQPDILVTSLLHCLLNSAVISKSGEPSTSSGSAAFVGLSWTCLLVHSVFSAPEKREGATWKKMVEVQSLLVAEVVGGAKTTAQKSSLKNLSHLWEENPGLVDQYFSTLLSLDQSPTTLAMLGICLDFCTAHKDKETIEKHKSALLDLYIKSVLMSKTKPQQHILDKSGSLLRHVSHSEFKDLLLPTLQKTMLRSPENAIHTISCLLSAVTLDLSQYAMDIGKAVASQLKANNAQLMEEAVQAMQNLAQQFSDHSAVQDIVTHLFKILGGSEGKLTVVAQKMSVLSGIASCSHHAVSGTSSQTLSSAVAVMFIPYLQQEVHEGTLVHAVSVLSQWSSRLTVEVPTALLDWLKKAFTLKTSTSLVRQAYLQAMLGAFRGDTLAQASDLVPLLLQTVEKAVAQNSQHALLAEGVAASVLLSRLTLLEAQPEAKFSTFWNLILDEKKPLFTTEKFLSQANEETLLTVLQLCERLFLDHAHRLNSSKSQMYHHATVAVLLSRSWRVRKRAQQTVRKLLSSLGGSSLAHGLLGELRVVINKHKVLPQDVLASESGELSEVGRSYVPPRALLEALCVVCSAASQWGDPAEAENLAMETLIVSHHPSVVVARRGLWPVLLLSMKIKAKEFIENNLEAVLPHLLEVNTDNQAVKNAVGALSSLSPNKLLPRVISHVTEALSRPALCHVTKEEYAIMLTPDGELYDNSIIQSSAQKESTKKVNMKRENKAYSYKEQIIELELQEEIKRKKGIKEELQLTSKQKEMMQMQLEKEAAIRKRLRGLDVELQSAVGLLEALLIERPSRITQELPPVLQVLIPLLQSPLAAPRIHQVFLDIGVCLMPKHLHHLAVLVGHVTLRLLKPECDLDEAWGQEDLDTAVQRTVLLLHNHTVPQRDAKAADVAPLSAPAFSFCFPLLNAMLRDSSGSDEETENLMTKALQVVTEHSQLRAETESDDVFIDENGPELLPRVTMLLLLTRIISTATPRLQVLAAQCLTALCASAGGGDGCAVAEQPEIDVLLEALLSPCFSVRDAALRGLLEMEFALPTDSSESSGLSLLRRLWVARFDVEEEGRALAEKLWESLGLELVPELCSLLIGDVTHHEEAVRSASAEALSSAVSEYRDQAPTVLGQLTELYHQKLYRPPPVLDALGRVISEAPPDQWEARCGIALSLNKLSQYLDESQVTPLFLFFVPDALNDRHTEVRRCMLDAALAALNTHGKDNVSSLLPVFEEFLKNAPQDASYDSVRQSVVILMGSLAKHLDKNDPKVKPIVAKLITALSTPSQQVQESVASCLPPLVPAIKEDAAGIVRNLLQLLLESDKYAERKGAAYGLAGLVKGLGILALKQQDIMTTLTDAIQDKKNFRRREGALFAFEMLCNMLGKLFEPYVVHVLPHLLLCFGDGNQYVREAADDCAKAVMRNLSAHGVKLVLPSLLVALEEESWRTKAGSVELLGAMAFCAPKQLSSCLPSIVPKLTEVLTDSHVKVQKAGQQALRLIGSVIRNPEILAITPILLDALTDPSRRTQTCLQTLLDTKFVHFIDAPSLALIMPIVQRAFQDRSTDTRKMAAQIIGNMYSLTDQKDLSPYLPSVIPGLKASLLDPVPEVRTVSAKALGAMVKGMGESCFDDLLPWLMETLASEQSSVDRSGAAQGLAEVMAGLGVEKLDKLMPDVVQTASKIDIASHVRDGYIMMFIYLPLTFGDRFTPYVGPIIPCILKALADENEYVRDTALRAGQRIISMYAETAIALLLPELEQGLFDDLWRIRFSSVQLLGDLLFHISGVTGKMTTETASEDDNFGTAQSNKAIIGALGAERRNRVLSGLYMGRSDTQLVVRQASLHVWKIVVSNTPRTLREILPTLFTLLLGFLASTCPDKRTIAARTLGDLVRKLGEKILPEIIPILEEGLRSDKSDERQGVCIGLSEIMKSTSKDAVLVFSESLVPTVRKALCDPLEEVREAAAKTFEQLHATIGHQALDDILPTLLKQLDDEETAEFALDGLKQVMAVKSRSVLPYLVPKLTAPPVNTRVLAFLSAVAGDALTRHLGVILPALLSSLKGKLGTEDEAQELCSCQTVILSVEDEVGQRIIIDDLLEASRGPDSGLRQAAVTILNGYFARTRLDYSAHTRSLLSGLIRLLNDSNPEVLAQSWDTINSITKKLDASSQLALIDDLHRDIRSAAADVRGQHLPGFCLPKKGVTCILPVLREGVLTGSPEQKEEAAKALGGVIKLTSPEALRPSVINITGPLIRILGDRFAWSVKTALLETLTLLLAKVGIALKPFLPQLQTTFLKALQDSSRAVRLRAAEALGQLVSIHTKVDPLFTEQLSAIRNAEDSGVRETMLQALRFVIQGAGSKVDPAIRKNITTTLLGMLGHDEDATRMASAGCVGELCAFLSEEELKSVLLQHVLADVSGVDWMVRHGRSLALAIAVKAAPEKLCGKDYCDTVTETILTNATADRIPIATSGIRGMGFLMRHQLRTEGLSVSQRMITQLVKCLQNQSSDIRLVSERVLWWVFKDPTMPPMEVALIKPLLKGLLDNTKDKNTSVRSQSEHTIVNLLQLRQGEETMQGLTAILDSASNDLLSECHRRSLKKIASLPDSNEEIDDTILT, encoded by the exons ATGGCAGCGGACACGCAG GTTTCAGATACACTGAAGAAATTTGCTGTGAACATAACTACAGCCAGCGTGAAGGAGCGTAAAGAGATATTTGGAGAGCTGAGGCAATGTATAAAGGGCAAAG AGTTACCAGAGCCTGCCATCAAAGGTCTATGCAAGCTCTTCTGCCTCACTCCACACAGATATCG CGATGCTGCGTCGCGCAGAGAGCTCCTCTCTGTCATCGCTCAGCTGGCTGACAGTCAGCCTGACATCCTGGTGACCAGCCTCCTCCACTGCCTGCTGAACAGCGCCGTCATCAGCAAAAGTGGCGAGCCAAG TACAAGCTCCGGCTCTGCTGCCTTCGTCGGCTTGTCTTGGACCTGCCTTTTAGTCCACAGCGTGTTTTCTGCCccagagaagagagaaggagccACCTGGAAGAAAATG GTCGAGGTTCAGAGCCTTCTCGTGGCGGAGGTTGTGGGCGGAGCGAAGACCACAGCTCAGAAATCAAGCCTGAAGAATCTCAGCCACCTCTGGGAAGAA AACCCTGGACTGGTGGATCAATACTTCAGCACACTGTTGAGTCTGGACCAGAGCCCCACCACTCTGGCCATGCTGGGGATTTGTTTAGACTTCTGCACGGCTCATAAAGACAAAGAGACAATAGAGAAGCACAAG agtGCCCTGTTGGACCTGTACATAAAATCAGTCCTCATGAGCAAGACAAAACCACAGCAGCACATTCTGGACAAAAGTGGCTCCCTGCTGCGTCACGTGTCTCACTCAGAGTTCAAGGATCTGCTCCTCCCCACACTGCAGAAGACGATGCTTCGCAGTCCAGAGAACGCCATTCACA CCATTTCCTGCCTGCTGTCGGCTGTAACTCTTGACCTCAGTCAGTATGCCATGGACATCGGAAAGGCCGTCGCAA GCCAGCTGAAAGCTAATAATGcccagctgatggaggaggcggTCCAGGCCATGCAGAACCTGGCTCAGCAGTTCAGCGATCACTCTGCTGTGCAGGACATCGTCACACACCTCTTCAAGATCCTCGGAG GTTCGGAGGGAAAGCTCACAGTTGTTGCTCAGAAGATGAGTGTGCTGTCAG GGATTGCCAGCTGCAGCCATCATGCTGTGTCAGGAACCTCCAGCCAGACTCTCAGCTCTGCAGTTGCTGTGATGTTCATCCCGTATTTACAACAAGAAG TTCACGAGGGCACCCTGGTGCATGCAGTATCTGTGCTGTCCCAGTGGAGCAGTCGTCTCACAGTGGAAGTTCCCACCGCTCTTTTGGATTGGTTGAAGAAAGCCTTCACCCTGAAGACCTCCACCTCTCTGGTCCGACAGGCCTACCTTCAGGCCATGCTCGGGGCGTTCAGAG GCGACACTCTGGCCCAAGCCTCAGACCTCGTGCCTTTGCTCCTCCAAACAGTGGAGAAGGCTGTGGCACAAAACTCCCAGCATGCTTTGCTCGCAGAAGGCGTAGCAGCTTCTGTTCTTTTGAGTCGACTGACGCTGCTGGAGGCACAGCCAG aggCAAAGTTCTCCACCTTCTGGAATCTGATCCTAGATGAGAAGAAGCCGCTTTTCACGACAGAGAAGTTCCTCTCCCAGGCCAACGAGGAAA CTCTGCTCACAGTGTTGCAGCTCTGTGAAAGGCTCTTCCTGGATCACGCTCACAGGCTCAACTCCAGCAAGTCACA GATGTATCATCACGCCACGGTTGCGGTTCTGCTCAGTCGCAGCTGGCGTGTGAGGAAGCGAGCGCAGCAGACAGTCAGGaagctgctctcctctctgggtgGCTCCAGTCTGGCCCACGGCCTTTTGGGAGAACTCCGCGTGgtcatcaacaaacacaaa GTTTTGCCTCAGGATGTCCTGGCATCAGAATCTGGAGAGCTCAGCGAGGTGGGTCGCAGCTACGTTCCTCCTCGCGCCCTGCTCGAAGCGCTGTGTGTCGTTTGCTCCGCTGCCAGCCAATGGGGTGACCCCGCAGAAGCAGAGAATCTGGCCATGGAGACCCTCATAGTCAGCCATCATCCATCCGTCG TTGTAGCTCGTCGTGGACTCTGGCCTGTTCTGCTCCTTTCCATGAAAATAAAGGCCAAAGAGTTTATAGAAAACAATCTGGAGGCCGTTCTGCCACATCTGCTGGAGGTCAACACGGACAATCAG gctgtgaaaaACGCAGTGGGTGCCCTCTCCAGCCTCTCCCCTAACAAGCTGTTACCGCGTGTGATCAGTCACGTCACCGAGGCGCTTTCCCGGCCTGCTTTATGCCACGTCACCAAGGAAGAGTATGCCATCATGCTGACGCCCGACGGAGAGCTGTACGACAACAGCATCATCCAGAG CAGTGCCCAGAAGGAAAGCACCAAGAAGGTCAACATGAAGAGGGAGAACAAGGCGTACTCCTACAAGGAACAGATCATTGAGCTGGAGTTACAGGAG gagataaagaggaaaaaaggcaTCAAAGAGGAACTTCAGCTAACAAGCAAACAGAAGGAAATGATGCAGATGCAGCTGGAAAAGGAGGCGGCTATTCGCAAAAGGCTTCGCGGG CTGGACGTGGAGCTGCAGAGCGCCGTGGGTCTGCTGGAAGCTCTTCTGATAGAGAGGCCATCTCGGATCACCCAGGAGCTCCCTCCTGTCCTGCAGGTCCTGATTCCACTGCTCCAGTCCCCTCTGGCTGCTCCTCGCATCCATCAGGTCTTCTTGGACATCGGAGTGTGCCTCATGCCAAAACACCTTCACCATCTGG CTGTGCTCGTCGGACACGTGACTCTGCGGCTGCTGAAGCCAGAATGCGACCTGGACGAGGCCTGGGGACAGGAGGATCTGGACACAGCAGTTCAGCGCACCGTGCTGCTTCTGCACAACCACACTGTCCCACAGAGAGATGCCAAGGCTGCTG ATGTGGCTCCGCTGTCTGCTCCCGCCTTCTCCTTCTGCTTCCCTCTCCTCAACGCAATGCTCCGGGACTCTTCAGGCAGCGACGAGGAGACGGAGAACCTGATGACCAAAGCCTTGCAAGTCGTCACAGAACACTCCCAGCTTCGGGCCGAAACAGAAAGCGATGACGTCTTCATAGACGAG AACGGCCCAGAGCTGCTTCCGCGTGTcaccatgctgctgctgctgaccagAATTATTTCTACAGCCACCCCGAGACTGCAG GTGTTAGCAGCTCAGTGCCTGACAGCCCTGTGTGCCAGcgctggaggaggagacggctgcGCTGTGGCAGAGCAGCCGGAGATCGACGTCCTGCTCGAGGCTCTCCTCTCACCCTGCTTCTCTGTGCGGGACGCTGCCCTCAGG GGATTGTTGGAGATGGAGTTTGCTCTGCCCACAGACAGCTCAGAGTCCAGCGGGTTGAGTCTGCTGCGCAGGctttgggttgccaggtttgatGTTGAAGAGGAGGGCCGAGCCTTGGCTGAAAA ACTGTGGGAGTCTCTGGGTCTGGAGTTGGTCCCTGAGCTCTGCTCCCTGCTGATCGGAGACGTCACCCACCACGAGGAGGCCGTCCGATCTGCCAGCGCCGAGGCTCTGTCAAGTGCCGTGTCCGAATACAGAGACCAGGCTCCCACCGTGCTCGGCCAGCTCACTGAGCTGTATCACCAGAAACTCTAT AGACCACCTCCAGTGCTGGATGCTCTCGGCAGAGTCATCTCTGAAGCTCCACCTGACCAATGGGAGGCCAG GTGTGGCATTGCTCTGTCTCTGAACAAGCTGTCCCAGTACCTGGACGAATCTCAGGTcacccctctcttcctcttcttcgtccCCGACGCTCTTAACGACCGCCACACTGAGGTGCGGCGCTGCATGCTGGACGCCGCCCTCGCTGCGCTCAACACGCACGGAAAG GACAATGTGAGCTCCCTGCTGCCGGTGTTTGAGGAGTTTCTGAAGAACGCCCCGCAGGACGCCAGCTACGACTCTGTCCGTCAGAGTGTGGTTATTCTCATGGGCTCCTTGGCCAAACATCTGGACAAAAATGACCCCAAGGTCAAACCCATCGTGGCCAAGCTCATCACTGCGCTCTCTACACCCTCACAGCAG GTCCAGGAGTCTGTGGCCAGCTGTTTACCTCCTTTAGTTCCGGCCATCAAGGAGGACGCTGCAGGGATTGTGAGgaacctgctgcagctgctgctggagagcgACAAGTACGCAGAGAGGAAGGGAGCGGCGTACGGACTGGCTGGCCTGGTCAAAGGTCTCGGGATCCTCGCGCTCAAACAACAGGACATCATGACCACGCTGACCGACGCCATCCAGGACAAGAAGAACTTCAGACGGAGGGAAG GAGCGCTGTTTGCCTTCGAGATGCTCTGCAATATGTTGGGGAAGCTGTTTGAGCCGTACGTGGTCCACGTGCTGCCACACCTCTTGCTCTGCTTTGGAGACGGAAACCAGTATGTCAGAGAG GCTGCAGATGACTGTGCCAAAGCTGTGATGAGGAACCTGAGCGCCCACGGGGTTAAACTGGTTCTTCCCTCCCTGCTGGTGGCCCTGGAGGAGGAGTCGTGGAGAACTAAAGCCG GCTCGGTGGAGTTGCTCGGTGCCATGGCGTTCTGTGCACCCAAACAGTTGTCGTCCTGCCTGCCGAGCATCGTCCCCAAGCTGACCGAGGTGCTGACCGACTCCCACGTGAAGGTGCAGAAGGCCGGCCAGCAAGCGCTCCGACTGATCGGCTCTGTCATCCGCAACCCCGAAATCCTGG cCATCACGCCCATCCTGCTGGACGCTCTGACCGATCCGTCCAGGAGGACCCAGACGTGCCTGCAGACGCTGCTCGACACCAAGTTTGTCCACTTCATCGACGCCCCCTCCCTGGCCCTCATCATGCCCATCGTCCAGAGAGCCTTCCAGGATCGCTCCACCGACACTCGCAAGATGGCGGCTCAGATCATTGGAAACATGTACTCCCTGACTGACCAGAAG GATCTGTCCCCCTACCTGCCGAGCGTCATTCCCGGACTGAAGGCCTCTCTGTTGGACCCGGTGCCTGAG GTTCGTACAGTCTCAGCCAAAGCCCTGGGCGCCATGGTGAAGGGGATGGGTGAATCCTGCTTTGACGACCTGCTGCCGTGGCTCATGGAGACTCTGGCCTCCGAGCAGAGCTCTGTGGATCGCTCTGGAGCCGCACAAG GTCTGGCTGAGGTCATGGCGGGACTCGGCGTGGAGAAGCTGGACAAGCTGATGCCAGATGTGGTGCAAACAGCCAGCAAGATCGATATCGCGTCTCACGTCAGAGATGGCTACATCATGATGTTCATCTACCTGCCCCTCACCTTTGGAGACAGGTTTACTCCCTATGTCGGACCCATCATCCCCTGCATCCTCAAG GCTCTGGCCGATGAGAACGAATACGTGAGAGACACGGCACTGCGAGCCGGCCAGCGAATCATCAGCATGTACGCCGAGACCGCCATCGCGCTGCTGCTTCCCGAGCTGGAACAGGGCCTGTTTGATGACCTGTGGAGAATCAG GTTCAGCTCGGTGCAGCTGCTTGGAGATCTGTTGTTCCATATCTCGGGAGTGACAGGAAAGATGACCACAGAGACCGCTTCTGAGGACGACAACTTTGGAACAGCTCAGTCCAATAAA GCTATCATTGGAGCTCTCGGAGCTGAGCGGCGTAATCGCGTCCTCTCCGGCCTGTACATGGGCCGCTCCGACACTCAGCTGGTGGTTCGACAGGCTTCCCTCCACGTGTGGAAGATTGTTGTGTCCAACACCCCCAGGACTCTTCGAGAGATCCTCCCGACTctcttcactctgctgctggGCTTCCTGGCTTCCACCTGCCCTGACAAGAGAACG ATCGCTGCTCGGACGCTGGGTGATCTGGTGAGGAAGCTGGGAGAGAAGATCCTCCCTGAGATTATTCCCATCCTGGAGGAGGGACTGCGCTCTGACAAGAGCGACGAGAGGCAGGGAGTCTGCATCGGTCTCAGCGAGATCATGAAGTCCACCAGCAAAGACGCA GTGCTCGTCTTCTCGGAGTCGCTGGTCCCCACGGTGAGGAAGGCTCTCTGTGACCCTCtggaggaggtcagagaggCTGCAGCCAAAACCTTTGAGCAGCTTCATGCGACCATCGGTCACCAGGCGCTGGACGACATCCTGCCCACCCTGCTCAAACAGCTG GATGACGAGGAGACAGCCGAGTTTGCTTTGGACGGCCTGAAGCAGGTCATGGCGGTGAAGAGTCGATCTGTGTTGCCTTACTTGGTTCCAAAG CTGACTGCTCCTCCCGTGAACACCCGTGTGCTGGCCTTCCTGTCCGCCGTGGCTGGAGACGCCCTGACACGCCACCTAGGGGTCATCCTGCCCGCCCTGCTCTCCTCCCTCAAAGGAAAGCTGGGAACAGAGGATGAAGCACAG GAGTTGTGCAGCTGTCAGACAGTGATCCTCTCAGTGGAGGATGAAGTGGGCCAGCGGATCATCATCGATGACCTGTTGGAGGCCTCGCGGGGCCCCGACTCCGGCCTCAGACAGGCTGCCGTCACCATCCTCAACGGATACTTCGCCCGCACCCGCCTGGACTACAGCGCTCATACTCGCTCCCTGCTGTCAGGCCTCATCCGCCTCCTCAATGACTCCAACCCAGAGGTCCTGGCTCAGAGCTGGGACACCATCAACTCCATTACCAAG AAACTGGATGCGAGCAGCCAGCTGGCTCTGATCGACGACCTGCATCGAGACATCAGatcagcagctgcagatgtTAGAGGCCAGCACCTGCCTGGATTCTGTCTGCCCAAGAAG GGGGTGACTTGTATCCTGCCTGTCCTGAGAGAAGGGGTCCTCACTGGTAGCCctgagcagaaggaggaggcaGCTAAAGCATTAGGAGGCGTCATCAAACTGACCTCGCCCGAGGCACTGCGGCCGTCTGTCATCAACATCACCGGACCGCTCATTCGTATCTTGGGAGACCGCTTTGCCTGGTCGGTGAAGACGGCTCTGCTGGAGACTCTCACCTTGCTGCTGGCGAAG GTGGGCATTGCCCTGAAGCCCTTCCTGCCTCAGCTGCAGACCACCTTCCTGAAGGCCCTGCAGGACTCGAGCCGTGCGGTGCGGCTCAGGGCTGCCGAGGCTCTGGGTCAGCTGGTTTCCATCCACACCAAAGTGGACCCACTTTTCACTGAGCAGCTCTCTGCCATCCGCAACGCTGAGGACTCAGGAGTCAG GGAAACTATGCTCCAAGCCCTGAGGTTTGTCATCCAGGGGGCCGGGTCAAAGGTGGACCCAGCCATCCGCAAGAACATCACCACCACATTGCTAGGCATGCTGGGACATGATGAG GATGCAACGCGTATGGCGTCAGCCGGCTGTGTTGGCGAGCTGTGTGCCTTCCTGtcggaggaggagctgaagagtgTGTTACTTCAGCATGTGTTGG cggACGTGTCTGGTGTTGACTGGATGGTGCGTCATGGTCGCAGCTTGGCCCTGGCTATAGCTGTGAAGGCGGCTCCTGAGAAGCTGTGTGGGAAGGACTACTGCGATACTGTGACAGAGACAATTTTGACCAACGCCACCGCTGACAGG ATTCCGATTGCCACCAGCGGGATCAGAGGGATGGGATTCCTGATGAGGCATCAGCTCAGGACTGAGGGACTCAGTGTTTCCCAGCGAATGATCACACAGTTAGTGAAG TGTCTTCAGAACCAGTCGAGCGACATCAGACTGGTGTCGGAGCGGGTGTTGTGGTGGGTGTTCAAAGACCCCACGATGCCCCCCATGGAGGTCGCCCTCATCAAGCCCCTCCTGAAGGGTCTGCTGGATAACACCAAGGACAAGAACACCAGCGTCCGGTCTCAGAGCGAACACACCATCGTcaacctgctgcagctccgccAGGGAGAGGAAACCATGCAG GGTCTTACTGCCATTCTTGATTCTGCAAGTAACGACCTGCTGTCAGAGTGTCACCGCAGGTCCCTGAAGAAAATCGCCAGCCTGCCAGACTCCAATGAAGAGATAGACGATACGATCCTAACGTGA